The following are from one region of the Flavobacteriaceae bacterium UJ101 genome:
- the fabI gene encoding enoyl-[acyl-carrier-protein] reductase (NADH) (KEGG: lby:Lbys_2165 enoyl-(acyl-carrier protein) reductase I) has translation MGHGLLKGKKGIIFGALDENSIAWKTAEIAFEEGAEIVLTNAPVAMRMGEIDKLAKKINAQVIPADATSMEDLNNLFVKAQEILGGKLDFVLHSIGMSVNVRKGKHYTDLNYDWLQKGWDVSAVSFHKVMKTAWDLDAINRDGSILALSYIAAQRVFPDYNDMADNKSYLESIARSFGYHWGAERGVRVNTISQSPTPTTAGNGVKGFGGFLSVSDKMSPLGNASAEECANYIVIMFSDFTKKVTLQNLFHDGGFSNMGVSQALMDMVDDEE, from the coding sequence ATGGGACACGGATTATTAAAAGGTAAAAAAGGAATCATTTTCGGCGCTTTAGATGAAAACTCTATCGCTTGGAAAACAGCTGAAATTGCTTTTGAAGAAGGAGCTGAAATTGTATTAACCAATGCCCCAGTTGCTATGCGAATGGGAGAAATTGATAAATTAGCAAAAAAAATAAATGCACAAGTTATCCCTGCAGATGCCACTTCTATGGAAGATCTAAACAATCTTTTTGTGAAAGCTCAAGAAATATTAGGAGGTAAACTTGATTTTGTACTACACTCTATCGGAATGTCTGTAAACGTTCGTAAAGGAAAACATTACACCGATCTTAATTATGATTGGCTTCAAAAAGGATGGGACGTTTCAGCCGTTTCTTTCCATAAAGTAATGAAAACCGCTTGGGATTTAGACGCAATCAACCGTGATGGTTCAATTTTAGCTTTAAGCTACATTGCAGCACAACGTGTATTCCCAGATTATAATGATATGGCAGATAACAAATCATATCTAGAATCTATTGCACGTAGTTTTGGGTATCATTGGGGAGCTGAAAGAGGAGTTCGTGTTAACACCATTTCTCAATCACCTACTCCAACAACCGCTGGTAACGGAGTGAAAGGCTTTGGAGGGTTCTTATCAGTTTCAGATAAGATGTCACCATTAGGAAACGCTTCAGCAGAAGAATGTGCCAACTACATTGTCATCATGTTCTCAGATTTCACTAAAAAAGTTACTTTACAAAACCTTTTCCATGATGGAGGATTCTCAAATATGGGAGTAAGTCAAGCTTTAATGGACATGGTAGATGACGAAGAATAA
- the KARS|lysS gene encoding lysine--tRNA ligase (Belongs to the class-II aminoacyl-tRNA synthetase family.; KEGG: bth:BT_2122 lysyl-tRNA synthetase, class II) — MQLSEQEIVRREKLNKIKALGIDPFPAALYPVNHLTSEIKEKFEEGKKVIVAGRLMSRRIQGSASFAEIQDSEGRIQVYFNRDEICTGEDKSKYNDLYKKLLDIGDIIGIEGELFTTKVGEKTILVKEFTLLTKSIKPLPLPKVDAEGNIHDGFTDPEMRYRQRYADLAVNPHIKDIFVKRTKMFNAMRQFFNDAGYMEVETPVLQSIPGGAAARPFITHHNSLNIPLYMRIANELYLKRLIVGGFDGVYEFSKNFRNEGMDRTHNPEFTAMEIYVAYKDYNWMMDFTEKLLEYVAVAVNGTTEATFGEHKIDFKAPYKRITMRDSILEFTGFDIYGKSEEELREGAKSLGIEVDETMGKGKLIDEIFGEKCEGNYIQPTFITDYPKEMSPLTKMHRDNPDLTERFELMVCGKEIANAYSELNDPIDQRERFEAQVKLGEKGDDEAMFIDHDFLRALEYGMPPTSGLGIGMDRLIMFLTNNPSIQEVLFFPQMKPEKKPLAISDESKGILEILKKEEKMGLDALKAQSGLSNKKWDKSIKELTKNTLAKVEKTEEGLFVELISS, encoded by the coding sequence ATGCAACTATCAGAACAAGAAATTGTACGAAGAGAAAAATTAAACAAAATCAAAGCGTTAGGAATTGATCCGTTTCCAGCAGCTTTATATCCTGTAAACCACTTAACTTCTGAGATTAAGGAAAAATTTGAAGAAGGTAAAAAAGTGATTGTTGCAGGACGTTTAATGAGTCGTCGTATCCAAGGATCGGCCTCCTTTGCTGAAATTCAAGATAGTGAAGGACGTATTCAAGTATATTTTAATCGTGATGAAATATGCACAGGAGAAGACAAATCGAAGTATAATGACCTGTATAAAAAGTTGCTAGATATTGGTGATATAATTGGAATTGAAGGAGAATTATTTACCACAAAAGTGGGTGAAAAAACGATTTTAGTTAAAGAGTTTACTTTATTAACAAAATCGATTAAACCTTTACCATTACCTAAAGTTGATGCCGAAGGAAATATTCATGATGGATTTACAGATCCGGAAATGCGTTACCGTCAGCGTTATGCTGATTTGGCTGTAAATCCACATATCAAAGATATTTTTGTAAAACGTACGAAAATGTTTAATGCCATGCGTCAGTTTTTTAATGATGCAGGCTATATGGAAGTTGAAACACCTGTGTTACAGTCAATTCCAGGTGGAGCGGCTGCACGTCCGTTTATTACACATCATAATAGTTTGAATATACCATTGTACATGCGTATTGCAAACGAATTGTATTTGAAGCGATTAATTGTAGGTGGTTTTGATGGTGTATATGAGTTTTCTAAAAATTTCCGTAATGAAGGAATGGATCGTACGCATAATCCTGAGTTTACCGCTATGGAAATCTATGTAGCCTATAAAGACTACAACTGGATGATGGATTTTACAGAGAAACTATTAGAATATGTAGCTGTTGCTGTAAACGGAACTACAGAAGCGACTTTTGGAGAACATAAAATTGATTTTAAAGCACCATACAAGCGTATTACAATGCGAGATTCTATTTTAGAATTTACAGGCTTTGATATTTATGGAAAATCGGAAGAAGAATTGCGTGAAGGAGCTAAATCTCTAGGTATTGAAGTAGATGAAACGATGGGGAAAGGAAAATTGATTGATGAAATATTTGGAGAAAAATGTGAAGGAAATTATATCCAACCTACTTTTATTACGGATTATCCAAAAGAAATGTCACCATTAACTAAAATGCATCGTGATAACCCTGATTTGACAGAACGTTTTGAATTAATGGTTTGTGGAAAAGAAATAGCGAATGCTTATTCTGAGTTAAATGACCCAATTGATCAACGAGAACGTTTTGAAGCACAGGTAAAATTAGGAGAAAAAGGAGATGATGAAGCGATGTTTATCGATCATGATTTTTTACGTGCATTAGAATATGGAATGCCTCCTACATCTGGTTTGGGAATCGGTATGGATCGTTTAATTATGTTCTTAACGAATAACCCTTCTATTCAAGAAGTATTGTTCTTCCCACAGATGAAGCCTGAAAAGAAACCTTTAGCAATTAGTGATGAGTCAAAAGGAATTTTGGAGATCTTAAAAAAAGAAGAAAAGATGGGGTTAGATGCGTTAAAAGCACAATCGGGTCTTTCCAATAAAAAATGGGATAAGTCGATCAAAGAATTAACCAAAAATACACTAGCTAAAGTAGAAAAGACAGAAGAAGGACTTTTTGTAGAGTTAATAAGTAGTTAA
- the surE gene encoding 5'-nucleotidase (Nucleotidase that shows phosphatase activity on nucleoside 5'-monophosphates; Belongs to the SurE nucleotidase family.; KEGG: dpr:Despr_2711 5'-nucleotidase) yields MERPLILVTNDDGITAPGIRALISVMNEIGEVYVVAPDKPQSGMGHAITIDSTLSCDEIKIDDGPQKERSCSGTPVDCVKLAIDKIVPRRPDICVSGINHGSNSSINVIYSGTMSAAVEAGVEGVPAVGFSLLDFSWGANFEPAKKYIKQIVLNVLEKGLPKGVVLNVNIPAVEAIKGIKVTRQAKAKWREDYEKREDPRGREYYWLVGKFVNEDEGNDTDVVALEEDYISIVPVQFDLTAYHFMEELKTWKI; encoded by the coding sequence ATGGAAAGACCTCTTATATTAGTGACCAACGATGATGGAATTACAGCACCTGGAATTCGTGCTCTGATTTCTGTAATGAATGAAATAGGAGAAGTTTATGTAGTAGCACCTGATAAACCACAATCAGGTATGGGACATGCTATTACAATTGATTCAACATTGAGTTGTGATGAAATTAAAATTGATGATGGTCCTCAGAAAGAGCGAAGCTGTTCTGGAACACCAGTAGATTGTGTGAAATTGGCAATTGATAAAATAGTTCCTCGAAGACCGGATATTTGTGTTTCAGGGATTAATCATGGATCAAATTCATCGATTAATGTAATTTACTCAGGAACAATGTCCGCAGCAGTAGAAGCTGGAGTAGAAGGAGTCCCTGCTGTAGGGTTTTCATTATTAGATTTTTCATGGGGAGCTAATTTTGAACCTGCTAAGAAGTATATCAAGCAAATTGTTTTAAATGTGTTAGAAAAAGGTTTGCCTAAAGGTGTTGTTTTAAATGTAAACATACCTGCTGTTGAAGCTATTAAAGGTATTAAAGTTACACGTCAAGCTAAGGCAAAATGGAGAGAAGATTATGAAAAAAGAGAAGATCCTCGTGGTCGAGAATATTATTGGTTGGTAGGGAAATTTGTAAATGAAGATGAAGGAAATGATACTGATGTAGTAGCCTTAGAAGAAGACTATATATCAATTGTACCGGTTCAATTTGATTTAACAGCTTACCATTTTATGGAAGAATTAAAAACATGGAAAATATAA
- the NAGLU gene encoding alpha-N-acetylglucosaminidase (KEGG: xfu:XFF4834R_chr07180 alpha-N-acetylglucosaminidase) — MKQRIQAIDIFRGITIAAMILVNTPGTWSHIYAPLQHATWHGYTPTDLIFPFFLFIVGCSISFALKNKKKTVDLNLYKKVGVRALKLILLGLFLKIYIPFWPFTAVPYSLAEVLLFIILMLLIAGLILYYLSDNIQNRYLEYALLIFILCYTLTPYFVLDDLDPIRIPGVLQRIGIVFFITSLIFLKTSWKTQLGILLFILGGYWFWTGFLPFSENVSPTFNRAPHNWVMHVDKMLLGVHMWQPDFDPEGIVGTLPSIATAIFGLLIGQLITSSKTLFQKCQWILSIGIVSVILGHLWDYYFPINKTLWTSSYVLVTAGWACVFLSCIFYITDLKNITKWGKPFIFFGSNSITVYFLSEFIAKNFYLIQFENSGKTISIYDWIYETFYQSMLLPEKFTSLLFALSIVFVYFIFAYLLYKNKIVIKV; from the coding sequence ATGAAGCAACGCATACAAGCCATTGATATATTTAGAGGAATTACCATTGCAGCTATGATTCTCGTTAATACACCCGGAACATGGTCCCATATTTATGCTCCATTACAACACGCAACATGGCATGGTTATACCCCAACAGATCTAATATTTCCTTTTTTTCTCTTCATTGTAGGTTGCTCTATTAGTTTTGCTTTAAAAAACAAAAAAAAGACGGTAGACCTTAACCTTTATAAAAAAGTGGGAGTTCGTGCATTAAAACTAATTCTACTTGGTTTATTTTTAAAAATTTACATTCCTTTTTGGCCTTTTACTGCTGTTCCTTATAGTTTAGCTGAAGTACTCCTTTTTATTATCTTAATGCTTTTGATAGCAGGATTAATTCTCTATTATTTATCAGATAATATTCAAAATCGTTATTTGGAATATGCTTTGCTCATCTTTATCTTATGTTATACCTTAACTCCCTATTTTGTATTAGACGACTTAGATCCTATACGGATTCCTGGAGTTTTACAACGTATTGGAATTGTTTTCTTTATCACCTCTCTTATCTTTTTAAAAACTTCTTGGAAAACACAATTGGGAATTTTACTTTTCATTTTAGGGGGCTATTGGTTTTGGACGGGTTTTCTACCTTTTTCAGAAAATGTTTCACCTACTTTTAACCGTGCTCCCCATAATTGGGTTATGCATGTCGATAAAATGTTATTAGGAGTTCATATGTGGCAACCTGATTTCGATCCAGAGGGTATTGTAGGGACTTTACCATCTATTGCAACTGCTATCTTTGGGTTATTAATTGGGCAACTTATCACCTCTTCAAAGACTTTATTTCAAAAGTGTCAATGGATTCTTAGTATTGGGATTGTTTCTGTTATACTAGGACATCTTTGGGATTACTATTTTCCTATAAATAAAACACTATGGACCAGTAGTTATGTTTTAGTAACCGCCGGTTGGGCTTGCGTCTTTTTAAGTTGTATTTTTTATATAACAGACCTTAAAAACATCACAAAATGGGGTAAGCCTTTTATCTTTTTTGGCTCTAACTCTATTACAGTTTATTTTTTATCAGAATTTATTGCTAAAAATTTCTATCTAATTCAGTTTGAAAATAGCGGAAAAACCATTTCTATCTACGATTGGATTTACGAAACTTTCTATCAAAGTATGCTACTTCCTGAGAAATTTACTTCTTTATTGTTTGCGTTAAGTATCGTATTTGTCTATTTTATATTTGCTTACCTTTTGTATAAGAATAAGATTGTAATTAAAGTTTAA
- a CDS encoding nitronate monooxygenase (Catalyzes the oxidation of alkyl nitronates to produce the corresponding carbonyl compounds and nitrites; Belongs to the nitronate monooxygenase family.; KEGG: pdr:H681_12355 nitronate monooxygenase), with translation MKTRITELLNIKHPIIQGGMMWVGTAEMASAVSNAGGLGMLTALTFPTPEDLRKEIERCRTLTDKPFGVNITILPSITPPPYEEYLKVIIESGVKVVETAGRSPEPFMPHLKKAGIIVIHKCTSVRHALKAEKVGCDVVSVDGFECAGHPGEDDVTNLVLLPAAYRVLKIPMIASGGIGTGSQLAACLALGAEGINMGSRFVATQEAPVHENIKKAMMEAKETDTELIFRTLNNTARVFNNSIAKKVVEIESQPGTTDFKDLQPLVAGKRGKEECLIKGDVEGGIWTVGMVTGLIDDIPTCKELLDKMVSEAEEIIKQRLQNIVQ, from the coding sequence ATGAAAACAAGAATCACTGAATTGCTCAATATAAAGCATCCTATTATTCAAGGAGGAATGATGTGGGTTGGAACTGCAGAAATGGCTTCTGCTGTATCAAATGCTGGAGGATTAGGAATGTTAACAGCCCTTACTTTTCCTACACCAGAAGATCTTCGAAAAGAAATTGAACGATGTAGAACCCTAACCGATAAACCTTTTGGTGTCAATATTACGATCTTACCATCGATTACACCACCTCCATATGAAGAATATTTAAAGGTGATTATTGAAAGTGGTGTAAAAGTAGTAGAAACCGCAGGAAGAAGTCCTGAGCCTTTTATGCCACATTTGAAAAAAGCAGGTATTATCGTGATTCATAAATGTACGTCAGTTCGTCATGCATTAAAAGCTGAGAAAGTGGGTTGTGACGTGGTGAGCGTAGACGGTTTTGAATGCGCTGGACACCCAGGAGAAGATGATGTAACCAATTTGGTTTTATTACCTGCTGCATACCGTGTTTTAAAAATTCCAATGATTGCATCTGGAGGAATTGGAACTGGTTCTCAATTGGCTGCTTGTTTGGCCTTAGGAGCTGAAGGAATTAATATGGGCTCTCGTTTTGTTGCAACACAGGAAGCACCTGTTCATGAGAATATTAAAAAAGCCATGATGGAAGCCAAAGAAACAGATACTGAATTAATATTCAGGACTTTAAATAATACGGCAAGAGTATTCAATAACAGTATTGCGAAAAAAGTAGTAGAAATAGAAAGTCAACCCGGAACTACTGATTTTAAAGATTTACAACCTTTGGTTGCAGGAAAAAGAGGTAAAGAAGAATGTTTAATAAAAGGTGATGTAGAAGGTGGAATTTGGACTGTAGGAATGGTTACTGGTTTGATTGATGATATTCCGACTTGTAAAGAATTATTAGACAAAATGGTAAGTGAAGCCGAAGAAATTATAAAACAACGATTACAAAATATAGTACAATAG
- a CDS encoding enoyl-CoA hydratase (KEGG: rfr:Rfer_2282 enoyl-CoA hydratase) yields the protein MEKLVVYQSEEHYAIITLQNGKVNAISHQVIDELNEALDQAEKDQKIVILTGQPGIFSGGFDLKEMQKGWEEAKKLVSRGSQLSLRMLSFPMPIIAACTGHAVAKGSFLLLSSDYRLGTEGDFKIGLNEVAIGMTMHYAGIEIARGRLAPVFLERCVNNAEMFNPKEAITAGFLDKIVPAEHVMPTAIKIAGMMTNLNLKAHKETKLKLRKELLENLAEAIEKDR from the coding sequence ATGGAGAAATTAGTGGTATACCAATCTGAAGAACATTACGCGATTATCACGTTGCAAAATGGAAAAGTTAACGCGATATCACATCAAGTGATTGATGAATTAAATGAAGCCTTAGATCAAGCTGAGAAAGATCAAAAAATTGTGATTTTAACAGGGCAGCCGGGTATCTTTTCAGGAGGATTTGATTTAAAAGAAATGCAAAAAGGATGGGAAGAGGCAAAAAAATTGGTGAGTAGAGGTTCTCAATTATCCCTACGTATGCTTTCCTTTCCGATGCCCATTATAGCGGCTTGTACAGGACATGCGGTTGCCAAAGGGAGTTTCTTGTTGCTATCATCTGATTATCGTTTAGGAACGGAAGGTGATTTCAAAATTGGATTAAATGAAGTAGCGATTGGAATGACGATGCATTATGCTGGAATTGAAATTGCACGAGGACGTTTAGCTCCTGTTTTCTTAGAACGTTGTGTAAATAATGCAGAGATGTTTAACCCTAAAGAGGCCATAACAGCGGGATTTTTAGATAAAATTGTTCCAGCAGAACATGTGATGCCAACGGCAATTAAAATTGCAGGAATGATGACAAATCTAAATTTAAAAGCACATAAAGAAACGAAACTAAAATTACGTAAAGAATTACTCGAAAACTTGGCTGAAGCGATTGAGAAAGATCGTTGA
- the rnhB gene encoding ribonuclease H (Endonuclease that specifically degrades the RNA of RNA- DNA hybrids; Belongs to the RNase HII family.; KEGG: aeh:Mlg_1850 ribonuclease HII): MLQTQLKNTILEAGCDEAGRGCLAGPVTAAAVILPHNFTSELLNDSKQLTDKKRYTLREIIEQEALAYAVAFVDHQKIDEINILHASILAMHQALDQLKIVPEHIIVDGNKFKPYQEIPYQTVVKGDGKYLNIAAASILAKTYRDDFMLDLHQQYPHYGWDSNKGYPTKKHREGIKKHGPTPYHRTSFKLLEDQLTLEL, translated from the coding sequence ATGCTTCAAACACAATTAAAAAACACAATTCTAGAAGCAGGATGCGATGAGGCAGGACGGGGTTGCTTAGCTGGTCCTGTTACAGCTGCTGCCGTTATTTTACCTCATAATTTTACATCTGAATTACTCAACGATTCCAAACAACTTACAGATAAAAAACGGTATACGTTGCGCGAAATAATTGAGCAAGAAGCACTAGCTTATGCAGTTGCCTTTGTAGATCACCAAAAGATTGATGAAATAAACATTCTTCATGCTTCTATTTTGGCCATGCATCAAGCCTTAGATCAATTAAAAATAGTTCCAGAACATATTATTGTAGATGGAAATAAGTTCAAACCCTATCAAGAAATACCCTATCAAACGGTTGTAAAAGGAGATGGTAAATACCTCAACATTGCAGCAGCTTCTATTTTGGCAAAGACCTATCGTGATGATTTTATGTTAGACTTACATCAACAATATCCTCATTATGGTTGGGATAGTAATAAAGGCTATCCTACAAAAAAACATCGCGAAGGAATAAAAAAGCATGGACCTACTCCCTATCACCGCACCAGTTTTAAATTATTAGAAGATCAATTAACATTAGAATTATAA
- a CDS encoding UPF0187 protein (Belongs to the UPF0187 family.): MYIKRDLSFKLIMRLAWKNLIFFTLWALIVFSLYHFFHWDFIDLPFLPISTIGTAVAFYLGFKNNASYDRFWEARKIWGGIVNYSRTWGNQVMALVQDSASQKEMIYRHIAWINALRIQLRRRSSFSINHNSNRLIKNKLRRHRSQLSHAWEDDVHPFLNDQEFHEVTGYQNIATQLIRKQGDQLETLTSKQKIRDSYTQMEMMRSLEEFYNLQGKCERIKNTPFPRQYAYFSKVFVWIFVLLIPFGLLDVFEESFINEHEGHFTGVFEDVYVFLMIPFSVLISYIFTTMEIVGDQSEDPFEKFINDVPMTAICRTIEIDLREMLGETDLPEKTQPIDDILY; the protein is encoded by the coding sequence ATGTATATAAAAAGAGATCTTAGTTTTAAATTGATCATGAGGCTTGCGTGGAAAAATTTAATTTTTTTTACATTATGGGCCTTGATTGTTTTTTCACTTTATCATTTTTTTCATTGGGATTTTATTGATTTACCCTTTTTACCCATAAGTACTATAGGTACAGCTGTGGCGTTTTATTTAGGTTTTAAAAACAATGCCTCTTACGATCGTTTTTGGGAGGCACGTAAAATCTGGGGAGGAATTGTAAATTATAGTCGTACTTGGGGGAATCAAGTGATGGCATTGGTTCAAGATAGTGCTTCACAAAAAGAAATGATTTACCGTCATATAGCCTGGATTAATGCGTTACGAATTCAATTAAGAAGACGAAGTAGTTTTTCAATAAATCATAATTCGAATCGTTTAATTAAAAATAAATTAAGAAGGCATCGTTCTCAATTAAGCCATGCATGGGAAGATGATGTACATCCTTTTCTAAATGATCAAGAATTTCATGAAGTTACGGGTTATCAGAATATTGCGACTCAATTGATTCGTAAACAAGGAGATCAATTGGAAACATTAACCTCAAAGCAAAAAATTAGAGATTCGTATACACAAATGGAAATGATGCGCTCTTTAGAAGAATTTTATAATCTTCAAGGAAAATGTGAGCGAATTAAAAATACACCTTTCCCTCGTCAATACGCCTATTTTAGTAAAGTTTTTGTTTGGATTTTTGTTTTACTGATTCCTTTTGGATTATTAGATGTCTTTGAAGAAAGTTTTATAAATGAACACGAAGGACATTTTACAGGTGTTTTTGAAGATGTTTACGTATTTTTGATGATTCCTTTTTCTGTTTTGATATCCTATATTTTTACAACTATGGAAATAGTTGGAGATCAATCAGAAGATCCTTTTGAAAAATTTATTAATGATGTCCCGATGACAGCCATTTGCCGTACTATTGAGATTGATTTACGTGAAATGCTTGGAGAAACAGATTTACCAGAAAAAACTCAACCTATTGATGATATTTTGTATTAA
- the hemB|ALAD gene encoding porphobilinogen synthase (Catalyzes an early step in the biosynthesis of tetrapyrroles. Binds two molecules of 5-aminolevulinate per subunit, each at a distinct site, and catalyzes their condensation to form porphobilinogen (By similarity); Belongs to the ALAD family.; KEGG: rbi:RB2501_05990 porphobilinogen synthase), with product MFPYKRNRRLRTNESIRSLVRENILTPHDFLVPLFVVEGENIKEEISSMQGYYRMSLDLIRKEVKELWQMGIRSVLVFVKVPDDLKDNKGTEALNSNGLMQRAVREIKEVCPEMIIMTDVALDPYSSYGHDGIVENGIIVNDATVEVLAQMTLSHAQAGADFVAPSDMMDGRILAMRETLETEGFINTGIMSYSAKYASSFYGPFRDALDSAPGFGDKKTYQMDFHNSEEAVRETLLDIEEGADIVMVKPGMPYLDVVKTIKEVSEVPVSVYQVSGEYAMIKAAAEKGWLNHDETMMESLIAFKRAGADLIATYFAKEAIKLMK from the coding sequence ATGTTTCCATATAAGAGAAATCGTCGTTTAAGAACAAACGAATCCATCCGTAGTTTAGTCAGAGAAAATATACTAACTCCTCACGACTTCTTAGTACCATTATTTGTGGTTGAAGGAGAAAATATAAAAGAAGAAATATCTTCCATGCAGGGATATTATCGAATGTCTTTAGATTTAATTCGAAAAGAAGTAAAAGAATTATGGCAGATGGGAATCCGTTCGGTTTTAGTTTTTGTAAAAGTTCCAGATGATTTAAAAGATAACAAAGGAACAGAAGCGTTAAATTCAAATGGATTAATGCAACGTGCTGTACGTGAAATTAAAGAAGTATGTCCTGAAATGATTATAATGACAGATGTGGCATTAGATCCTTATTCATCTTACGGTCATGATGGAATTGTAGAAAATGGAATTATTGTGAATGATGCTACTGTTGAAGTTTTGGCACAAATGACTTTGTCACATGCACAAGCTGGTGCTGATTTTGTAGCACCATCTGATATGATGGATGGACGAATTTTAGCAATGCGTGAAACCTTAGAAACAGAAGGGTTTATCAATACAGGAATTATGAGCTATAGTGCTAAATATGCTTCTTCTTTTTATGGACCCTTTCGTGATGCATTAGATTCAGCACCTGGTTTTGGTGACAAAAAAACGTATCAAATGGATTTTCATAATAGTGAAGAAGCCGTTCGTGAAACATTACTAGACATTGAAGAAGGAGCCGATATTGTGATGGTAAAACCTGGAATGCCTTATTTGGATGTGGTAAAAACAATTAAAGAAGTTTCAGAAGTACCGGTATCCGTTTATCAAGTAAGTGGAGAATATGCGATGATTAAAGCAGCAGCTGAAAAAGGCTGGTTGAATCATGATGAAACTATGATGGAAAGTTTAATTGCTTTTAAAAGAGCTGGAGCAGATTTAATTGCTACATATTTCGCTAAAGAAGCTATTAAATTGATGAAATAA
- a CDS encoding ribosomal-protein-alanine N-acetyltransferase (Putative N-acetyltransferase. May act on ribosomal proteins (Potential); Belongs to the acetyltransferase family; Contains 1 N-acetyltransferase domain.; KEGG: siv:SSIL_0315 ribosomal-protein-alanine N-acetyltransferase), with product MRPFPTLTTERLILNQFQKEDISSLVLYANNPKVADMTSNIPHPYTLQHGKMWIKNTQKGFEKDALYAFAIRLQTTQEFIGGMGLSIDTQNNHAELGYWLAEPFWGKGYATEAAKKILEFGLTKLQLHRIYATHFAHNTPSGKILQKIGMIQEGILKEHAKKGEKYYDLIQYGIVNKM from the coding sequence ATGAGACCTTTTCCTACACTAACAACAGAACGTTTAATCTTAAATCAATTTCAAAAAGAAGATATTTCCTCTTTGGTTCTCTATGCTAATAATCCTAAAGTTGCTGATATGACTTCAAATATCCCACATCCTTATACCCTACAACATGGTAAAATGTGGATTAAAAACACTCAAAAGGGTTTTGAAAAGGATGCTTTATATGCTTTTGCCATTCGTTTGCAAACTACACAAGAGTTTATAGGAGGCATGGGATTATCCATTGATACTCAAAATAATCATGCTGAATTAGGCTATTGGCTGGCTGAACCTTTTTGGGGAAAGGGCTATGCTACGGAAGCGGCTAAAAAAATATTAGAATTTGGGTTAACGAAATTACAGTTACATCGAATTTATGCTACACACTTTGCACATAATACACCTTCGGGAAAAATTTTACAAAAAATAGGGATGATTCAGGAAGGTATTTTAAAAGAACATGCTAAAAAAGGTGAAAAGTATTATGACTTAATTCAATATGGAATCGTAAATAAGATGTGA